Proteins found in one Lysinibacillus fusiformis genomic segment:
- a CDS encoding DUF2627 domain-containing protein, translating to MARLAAFIVMLIPGLMAAGGIKFMRDTLFGKLISPFPFLWLQFVVGVIFFVIGFGFFAGFLLHRDRKNGKVAPRFQKK from the coding sequence ATGGCCCGTTTAGCTGCATTTATTGTAATGCTTATTCCAGGTCTTATGGCTGCAGGTGGCATTAAATTTATGCGTGATACATTATTTGGTAAGCTCATTTCACCATTCCCATTTTTATGGCTACAATTTGTAGTTGGTGTCATTTTCTTCGTAATAGGCTTTGGGTTTTTCGCTGGATTTTTACTGCATCGCGATCGAAAAAATGGAAAAGTAGCACCACGCTTCCAAAAAAAATAA
- a CDS encoding glycerophosphodiester phosphodiesterase, giving the protein MSKVAFIPVFAHRGASAYALENTFKAFEKALELGADGIELDIQFSKDGLPVVYHDPQLSRLVGTNKLVSDCTMEELLRFKLGKPWRRLFSSYKMPAFEAVLAWANTQQMPLNIELKSTILDNKSGLIHFLRGLALPEGSHFSSFHYELLEIVKKQRPEFETALIATKKIKWDLLADYKAADSVHMHKRYYKPRYLEACVTSEKACRFYAIDGSESFLTNTHPSVIGWITDYPDKVITTQQRV; this is encoded by the coding sequence ATGTCTAAGGTAGCTTTTATTCCTGTTTTTGCACATCGAGGAGCTTCTGCTTATGCATTAGAGAATACCTTTAAAGCTTTTGAAAAGGCATTAGAGCTAGGGGCCGATGGAATTGAACTAGATATTCAATTCTCAAAAGATGGATTACCTGTAGTGTATCATGATCCACAGTTATCGAGGTTAGTAGGCACGAATAAATTGGTAAGTGATTGTACGATGGAGGAGCTTCTGCGCTTTAAACTTGGCAAGCCTTGGAGACGTCTATTTTCGTCGTATAAAATGCCAGCGTTTGAGGCAGTTTTAGCATGGGCAAATACACAGCAGATGCCATTGAATATTGAATTAAAATCAACGATCCTGGATAATAAGAGCGGGCTCATTCATTTCCTAAGAGGATTAGCGCTGCCAGAGGGTAGTCATTTTTCATCCTTTCACTATGAGCTTTTAGAGATCGTAAAAAAGCAGAGACCAGAATTTGAAACGGCCCTTATTGCCACGAAAAAAATAAAATGGGATCTTCTAGCTGATTATAAAGCCGCTGATAGTGTGCATATGCATAAAAGGTACTACAAGCCAAGATACTTGGAGGCCTGTGTTACAAGTGAAAAAGCATGTCGTTTTTATGCCATTGATGGCTCAGAATCATTTTTAACCAATACGCATCCTTCTGTCATTGGTTGGATTACGGATTATCCTGATAAAGTCATCACAACACAGCAACGAGTATAA
- a CDS encoding DUF342 domain-containing protein encodes MILVRNENFEISEENGKVYMLTFSAGFPLKEFDSILRSHPRLKLSNFSILKNVLSTQNTNPVEIGRWLPNIEAEVARDKMSASVFIYETLEYIQNNKEKLTQQIRETLNENGIVHGILDFDILKAEPGKAFLIAQGEQPIAGIDAQITYLPKPERKPVIREDGKADYYDMNFISEISEGSWLGEKIPATLGKPGKNVLGQVVAAVPGRDYPIKYDTKSAYEVEEDGKVVIRSKIAGVLDDVKGMIGVNRHLPINGDVGVETGNLEFNGSLSIKGTVTNGYTVIATGDISIEGAEGVSGAKLIKSIEGDVYIRGGIFGLGSTVVEAGGNIFVKHVNEANLFAANSIHIGFYALGSQLSAHSIYVDERKGKIIGGRAVAKNTIVTAISGNRLERRTDLIIESINKQENNSVMQEKAAQLKQLQTEISAHENSMKNLLPFLNQMSKEQSASFEVTKQALTKLKAEAITLDREIKLLMDEMRHVGKEEIVVTKEAHPGTYIQIGRKSSLLSKMTNGKFLLEFGELNV; translated from the coding sequence TTGATTCTAGTTCGAAACGAAAACTTCGAAATTTCTGAGGAAAATGGCAAGGTATATATGCTTACTTTTAGCGCTGGTTTCCCATTAAAAGAATTTGATAGCATCCTACGTAGTCATCCACGACTGAAATTATCTAATTTTTCAATTTTAAAAAATGTGTTATCAACCCAGAATACCAATCCTGTTGAAATTGGACGCTGGCTTCCGAACATTGAAGCAGAAGTGGCACGTGATAAGATGTCAGCCTCTGTTTTTATATATGAAACGCTTGAATATATTCAAAACAATAAAGAGAAATTAACACAACAAATCCGAGAAACATTGAATGAAAATGGAATTGTGCACGGAATATTGGATTTTGATATATTGAAGGCTGAACCAGGAAAAGCATTTTTAATTGCTCAAGGAGAGCAACCTATAGCGGGAATAGATGCACAAATTACATACTTACCTAAACCAGAGAGAAAGCCGGTCATTCGTGAAGACGGTAAAGCGGATTACTATGATATGAATTTTATTTCGGAAATTTCAGAAGGCTCTTGGCTAGGTGAAAAGATTCCTGCTACATTAGGTAAACCGGGGAAAAATGTGCTAGGTCAAGTAGTTGCTGCTGTACCTGGACGAGATTATCCTATCAAATATGATACAAAATCGGCCTATGAAGTGGAAGAAGACGGAAAAGTAGTCATTCGCTCGAAAATCGCTGGCGTTTTAGATGATGTCAAAGGCATGATTGGTGTAAACAGACACCTTCCTATAAATGGTGATGTTGGAGTGGAGACAGGTAACCTTGAATTTAATGGCTCACTCAGTATTAAAGGTACAGTAACAAATGGCTATACGGTTATTGCAACTGGTGATATTTCCATTGAGGGAGCGGAGGGTGTAAGCGGTGCCAAGCTTATTAAATCCATTGAAGGTGATGTCTATATTCGTGGTGGAATCTTTGGGCTTGGTTCAACAGTGGTAGAAGCAGGTGGCAATATATTTGTTAAACATGTGAATGAAGCAAATTTATTTGCTGCTAATAGTATTCATATTGGTTTTTATGCACTAGGATCACAGCTTTCTGCTCATTCTATTTATGTGGACGAACGAAAAGGTAAAATTATTGGGGGGCGTGCAGTAGCTAAAAATACGATTGTTACGGCCATTTCAGGGAACCGATTAGAGCGTCGAACAGATTTGATAATAGAAAGTATTAATAAGCAGGAGAATAACTCCGTGATGCAAGAAAAAGCAGCACAGCTAAAACAATTGCAGACAGAGATTTCAGCACATGAGAATAGCATGAAAAATTTATTGCCTTTCCTCAATCAAATGTCAAAAGAACAATCAGCCTCATTTGAAGTAACAAAGCAAGCCTTGACTAAATTAAAGGCCGAAGCGATTACATTAGATCGTGAAATTAAATTATTAATGGATGAAATGCGTCATGTAGGGAAAGAAGAGATTGTTGTGACAAAAGAGGCCCATCCTGGAACTTATATTCAAATTGGTAGAAAATCATCTTTATTAAGCAAGATGACGAATGGCAAATTCCTGCTAGAATTCGGTGAGTTAAATGTCTAA
- the spo0A gene encoding sporulation transcription factor Spo0A has translation MTKVKVAIADDNRELLKTMEQYFQGHAEIEIIATASNGKVCLQMLEEFTPDILLLDIIMPHLDGLAVLESMYQNEKMSSIQVIMLTAFGQEDVMKQAVDLGASYFMLKPFEFDQLVQKILHCAGQKATLPKKTSVLQPTVPQKLNQHQLDSTITAIIKEIGVPAHIKGYSYLREAIQMVFEDIELLGSVTKILYPEIAKKFNTTPSRVERAIRHAIEVAWNRGNYESISSMFGYTVHHLKSKPTNSEFIAMIADKIRIDMMAS, from the coding sequence ATGACAAAGGTAAAAGTAGCGATTGCAGATGATAATCGTGAGTTATTAAAAACAATGGAGCAGTATTTTCAAGGACATGCCGAAATAGAAATTATTGCAACTGCTTCAAATGGAAAAGTATGTCTACAAATGCTTGAGGAATTTACACCAGATATTTTACTTCTAGATATAATAATGCCTCATCTTGACGGTTTAGCTGTATTAGAATCCATGTATCAAAATGAAAAAATGTCATCAATTCAAGTCATTATGCTAACAGCTTTTGGCCAAGAAGATGTCATGAAACAGGCGGTAGATTTAGGAGCTTCCTACTTCATGCTAAAGCCCTTTGAATTCGATCAATTGGTACAAAAGATTTTGCATTGTGCTGGACAGAAGGCGACACTTCCGAAAAAGACAAGCGTGTTACAACCGACAGTACCTCAAAAATTAAATCAGCATCAATTGGACAGTACGATTACAGCCATCATTAAAGAAATCGGTGTACCTGCCCATATTAAAGGCTATTCTTATTTGCGTGAAGCCATTCAAATGGTCTTTGAAGATATTGAATTATTAGGATCTGTGACAAAAATTTTATATCCAGAAATCGCCAAAAAGTTCAATACAACACCATCTCGTGTGGAACGTGCGATTCGCCATGCGATCGAGGTTGCATGGAATCGAGGCAATTATGAATCCATTTCGTCGATGTTTGGCTACACAGTCCATCACTTAAAATCTAAGCCAACAAATAGCGAATTCATTGCCATGATCGCAGACAAAATCCGCATCGATATGATGGCTAGCTAG
- a CDS encoding SpoIVB peptidase S55 domain-containing protein, with amino-acid sequence MNRHWRQLVILPMLIFLLVMPIQALAAKKLIPMGEAIGIQLQLSHVFVAHDVLLASNQWMKGGAVIEKINNIPVKSLADAKQAVAKDGQQKWTINSGGQQITLELQNQEAEHVISFLKDETDGVGTLTYIDPETKNYGALGHQIVDSTLQEAPVFRAGSIFLASIQQIRKSTPGQPGYKISSIEKHQERLGSIDKNTIYGIFGRWEDGYQQRLPKAIEIMHEKDIKTGKAEIYTAIEGSKVETFSIEITKVENERLEFIVSDEKLIEKTGGILQGMSGSPIIQDGRFVGAVTHMFVEEPKKGAALTVAEMLRRSS; translated from the coding sequence ATGAATCGTCATTGGCGTCAATTAGTCATTTTGCCTATGCTCATCTTTTTATTAGTGATGCCTATACAAGCTTTAGCTGCCAAAAAGCTTATACCGATGGGCGAAGCAATTGGAATCCAACTTCAATTATCACATGTATTTGTAGCACACGATGTACTGTTAGCTTCCAATCAGTGGATGAAAGGAGGCGCTGTTATTGAAAAAATAAATAATATACCAGTAAAATCACTTGCTGATGCCAAGCAAGCTGTGGCAAAGGATGGCCAACAGAAATGGACGATCAATAGTGGTGGCCAACAAATTACATTGGAATTACAAAACCAAGAAGCAGAGCATGTCATTTCCTTTTTAAAAGATGAAACAGATGGAGTAGGAACACTGACTTATATTGATCCAGAGACAAAAAATTACGGTGCACTAGGTCATCAAATCGTCGATTCAACCCTACAAGAAGCCCCTGTTTTTAGAGCTGGCTCCATTTTTTTAGCTTCTATTCAGCAAATCCGAAAAAGCACACCGGGCCAACCAGGCTATAAAATTTCCTCCATTGAAAAGCATCAAGAACGGCTAGGCAGTATAGATAAAAATACTATTTATGGTATTTTTGGCCGTTGGGAAGACGGTTATCAACAAAGATTACCCAAAGCGATAGAAATTATGCATGAAAAAGATATAAAAACGGGGAAAGCAGAAATCTATACAGCCATTGAAGGCAGTAAGGTGGAAACCTTTTCAATTGAAATTACCAAAGTGGAAAATGAACGCCTTGAATTTATAGTATCTGACGAGAAGCTCATTGAAAAAACAGGTGGTATTTTGCAGGGAATGAGTGGCAGTCCTATTATTCAAGATGGTCGTTTTGTCGGTGCGGTGACACATATGTTTGTGGAGGAGCCGAAAAAAGGTGCAGCGCTAACGGTAGCGGAAATGTTAAGAAGATCTTCATAA
- the recN gene encoding DNA repair protein RecN: MLRELSIRNFAIIEDLTVSFLEGLTVLTGETGAGKSIIIDAVHLLAGGRGNTEFIRHGARKAELGGLFQISSSVHPVLKKLEEAGIEIEEDTIILRRDLNDTGKSICRVNGKLVPLSVLRDIGASLIDIHGQHENQELMDEKQHINLLDQFAEEELLPIQKTYRAQYDEYRLLKKDLASISIDEQLMAQRIDLYQFQIKELDEANLKLGEEDELLDERRRLMNFNKIFERSSAAYEAIQGETKGLDWIGTAMGALEDAATVDEQFKESSEAVTTAFYALQDAAYQVKNVLDELEFDPARLNEVEQRLALLQNLKRKYGTTVEEILAYYEKIKTELNELLNRDEILQVKERRVLEMEAVLNELASELSTVRKAAAQQLSEAIMAELRELHMEKAKFIVNFDELSYFDANGKDQIIFYISTNVGEPPKSLPKIASGGELSRMMLALKTIFSSSNGITSIIFDEVDTGVSGRVAQAIAEKIAAISVNSQVLCISHLPQVAAMADHHYFIKKEVEHDRTFTSLSEIDQDARIEEVSRMMSGTEITALTLQHATELLKMADERKKQMR; the protein is encoded by the coding sequence GTGTTAAGAGAGCTTAGTATTCGAAACTTTGCCATCATTGAGGATTTGACTGTCAGCTTTTTAGAAGGCTTAACAGTTCTCACAGGGGAAACAGGTGCCGGAAAATCCATTATCATTGATGCGGTGCATTTACTTGCTGGTGGACGAGGCAACACTGAATTTATTCGACATGGCGCAAGAAAAGCAGAATTGGGTGGCTTATTTCAAATTTCGAGTTCAGTACATCCTGTTCTGAAAAAGTTAGAAGAAGCAGGCATTGAAATAGAAGAAGATACGATTATTTTACGTCGTGATTTAAATGATACGGGTAAAAGTATTTGCCGTGTGAATGGAAAGCTTGTGCCATTATCGGTACTAAGAGACATTGGAGCTAGTCTTATTGATATTCATGGCCAACATGAAAATCAAGAGCTAATGGATGAAAAGCAGCACATCAATTTGCTCGACCAGTTTGCAGAAGAAGAGCTATTGCCCATTCAAAAAACGTATCGTGCTCAGTACGATGAATACCGTTTACTCAAAAAAGACTTAGCTTCCATATCCATTGATGAGCAATTGATGGCACAACGTATCGATTTGTATCAATTTCAAATCAAAGAGTTGGACGAAGCCAATTTAAAATTAGGCGAGGAAGACGAGCTTCTAGACGAACGCCGTCGTCTGATGAATTTTAATAAAATTTTTGAACGCTCTAGTGCAGCCTATGAAGCCATTCAAGGCGAAACAAAAGGGCTTGATTGGATCGGTACGGCAATGGGTGCTTTAGAAGACGCTGCAACGGTTGATGAGCAATTTAAAGAATCGTCTGAGGCAGTTACAACTGCGTTTTATGCATTGCAGGATGCAGCCTATCAGGTCAAAAATGTGTTAGATGAATTAGAATTTGATCCAGCTCGTTTAAACGAGGTGGAGCAACGTTTAGCATTATTGCAAAATTTAAAACGCAAGTATGGTACAACAGTAGAAGAAATCTTGGCTTATTATGAAAAAATTAAAACTGAGTTAAATGAGCTGTTGAATCGCGATGAAATTTTGCAGGTGAAAGAACGACGCGTGTTAGAAATGGAAGCTGTACTCAATGAGTTGGCTAGTGAACTTTCAACAGTACGTAAAGCTGCAGCCCAACAATTAAGTGAAGCGATTATGGCAGAACTACGTGAATTACATATGGAAAAGGCAAAATTTATTGTCAATTTTGATGAATTATCCTATTTCGATGCTAATGGGAAAGATCAAATTATTTTCTACATCTCCACAAACGTTGGAGAGCCTCCAAAGTCTTTACCAAAAATTGCATCTGGCGGAGAATTATCACGAATGATGCTGGCATTGAAAACCATTTTCTCTTCTTCCAATGGAATTACCTCCATTATTTTTGATGAGGTGGATACAGGTGTCAGTGGTCGTGTGGCGCAAGCGATTGCAGAAAAAATTGCCGCGATTTCTGTAAATTCTCAAGTTTTATGTATTTCACATTTACCACAAGTTGCTGCGATGGCCGATCATCATTACTTCATCAAAAAAGAAGTGGAACACGATCGAACATTTACTTCATTATCAGAGATTGATCAAGACGCTCGTATAGAGGAAGTAAGCCGTATGATGTCTGGAACCGAAATTACAGCGTTAACATTACAGCATGCAACGGAGCTATTAAAAATGGCAGATGAACGAAAAAAACAAATGCGTTAA
- the ahrC gene encoding transcriptional regulator AhrC/ArgR, whose product MNKGQRHIRIRDIIANHEIETQDDLVDFLKEAGYNVTQATVSRDIKELHLVKVPLQDGRYKYSLPADQRFNPVQKLHRALADAFVSIDGASHFLVMKALPGNANAIASLLDHLDWPEILGTISGDDTILIICRNENERENTKNRLLDML is encoded by the coding sequence TTGAATAAAGGACAACGACATATACGGATTCGGGATATTATCGCCAATCACGAGATTGAAACGCAAGATGATTTAGTCGATTTTTTAAAAGAAGCAGGCTATAATGTCACACAAGCTACGGTATCACGAGATATAAAAGAGCTTCATTTAGTGAAAGTACCACTGCAGGATGGTCGTTATAAATATAGCTTGCCCGCAGATCAACGTTTCAACCCAGTCCAAAAATTACATCGTGCATTAGCGGATGCATTTGTAAGTATTGATGGGGCATCACATTTTTTAGTCATGAAAGCTCTTCCGGGGAATGCGAATGCCATTGCATCCTTACTTGATCATTTAGATTGGCCAGAAATTTTAGGTACAATTTCTGGAGATGATACCATTTTAATTATTTGTCGAAATGAAAATGAGCGTGAAAATACAAAAAATCGCTTATTAGACATGCTTTAA
- a CDS encoding TlyA family RNA methyltransferase, protein MTKQPKERVDILLVERGLCETREKAKRSIMAGIVFSNEIRIDKAGEKIAVDAPLQVKGSDLKYVSRGGLKLEKALQIFDMSVEGKLMLDIGSSTGGFTDCALQHGARHCYALDVGSNQLAWKIRSDERVTVMEKTNFRYTTAADLSEGLPDFATIDVSFISLSLILPVLKTLLMPGGDVMALVKPQFEAGKDKVGKKGIVRDKKVHLEVLEKTAAMATEIGFVVKDASFSPITGGEGNIEFLFHLVNPIGQEILPAYTAFNALVEEAHNSLK, encoded by the coding sequence ATGACAAAACAACCAAAAGAACGAGTAGATATTTTACTTGTAGAGCGTGGGCTATGTGAAACAAGAGAAAAAGCAAAACGTTCCATTATGGCGGGAATTGTCTTTTCGAATGAAATACGTATTGATAAGGCAGGCGAGAAAATTGCCGTCGATGCACCGCTACAAGTAAAGGGCTCAGATTTAAAATATGTGAGCCGTGGTGGCCTTAAATTAGAAAAGGCGCTACAAATTTTTGATATGTCTGTAGAAGGGAAGCTAATGCTTGACATTGGCTCCTCTACAGGTGGCTTTACAGATTGCGCCTTACAACATGGAGCAAGACATTGTTATGCACTAGATGTTGGTTCTAACCAATTAGCTTGGAAAATTCGCTCAGATGAACGTGTCACGGTAATGGAGAAAACGAATTTTCGCTATACAACGGCAGCCGATTTATCAGAAGGTTTACCTGATTTTGCAACAATCGATGTCAGCTTTATTTCGTTATCACTGATTTTACCAGTATTAAAAACATTATTGATGCCAGGCGGGGATGTTATGGCATTGGTGAAACCTCAGTTTGAAGCAGGTAAAGATAAAGTAGGCAAAAAGGGAATTGTTCGTGATAAAAAAGTACATCTAGAAGTATTGGAAAAAACGGCTGCAATGGCAACAGAGATTGGTTTTGTAGTGAAAGATGCTTCGTTCTCGCCCATCACAGGTGGAGAAGGAAATATTGAATTTTTATTCCATTTAGTGAATCCTATTGGACAAGAAATTCTACCTGCATATACAGCTTTTAATGCACTCGTTGAAGAAGCGCATAATTCTTTAAAATAA
- the dxs gene encoding 1-deoxy-D-xylulose-5-phosphate synthase, whose product MDLNKITSPSFLKNLNKKELEQLAQEIRTFLIEKCSVTGGHIGPNLGVVELTIMLHKMFDSPKDKFLWDVGHQAYVHKILTGRASQFDTLRQFKGLCGFPKRVESEHDEWETGHSSTSLSAAMGMAAARDIKKENNFVIPIIGDGALTGGMALEALNHIGHAKTNMIVILNDNEMSIAPNVGALHNVLGRLRTAKEYSKAKEELESLINKIPVLGGKLASTVERVKDSLKYLVVSGVFFEELGFKYLGPIDGHDFEALEMTLSHAKKVKGPVLVHVITKKGKGYKPAEDDTIGNWHGTGPYKIENGAFVKSEATGPAWSSLIAETVRKIAHENERVVTITPAMPVGSKLQGIQQDFPNRFFDVGIAEQHAATMAAGLATQNMKPFLAIYSTFLQRAYDQVLHDIARPNLNVFIGIDRAGLVGADGETHQGVFDIAFLRHIPNMAIMMPKDENEGQHMVKTAIDYDGGPIALRYPRGNGIGVPLDDELVALPIGSWEVLREGKDASILTFGTTIPMAMAAAEMLAQQGIDIEVVNARFIKPMDEDMLHRILSSQKPILTIEEAVLQGGFGSGVLEFAHDHGYLNALVDRMGIPDQYIEHGNVDQLLAEIHMTAEDTVARMHVLLQQKQQVGLNK is encoded by the coding sequence GTGGATTTAAATAAAATAACTAGTCCATCCTTTTTAAAAAACTTAAATAAGAAGGAGCTTGAGCAGCTTGCCCAAGAAATTCGTACCTTCTTAATCGAAAAATGTTCTGTCACAGGTGGGCATATCGGGCCGAATTTAGGCGTAGTTGAGTTAACGATAATGCTGCATAAAATGTTTGACAGTCCAAAAGATAAGTTTTTGTGGGATGTTGGCCACCAAGCTTACGTGCATAAAATTTTAACAGGTCGTGCGAGTCAATTTGACACACTACGTCAGTTCAAAGGGCTTTGTGGGTTTCCAAAGCGCGTGGAGAGTGAACATGATGAGTGGGAAACAGGTCATAGCTCGACTTCCTTGTCAGCAGCCATGGGTATGGCAGCAGCACGTGATATAAAAAAAGAAAACAACTTTGTTATCCCTATTATTGGAGATGGCGCTTTAACAGGTGGTATGGCACTTGAGGCATTAAATCATATTGGCCATGCGAAAACGAATATGATTGTTATATTAAATGATAATGAAATGTCGATTGCACCGAATGTTGGCGCGTTACACAATGTTTTAGGTCGTCTACGTACAGCGAAGGAGTACTCAAAAGCCAAGGAAGAGCTCGAGTCACTTATTAATAAGATTCCAGTACTAGGTGGAAAGCTTGCGTCTACTGTAGAACGCGTGAAGGACAGCTTGAAATATTTAGTAGTATCGGGTGTGTTTTTTGAGGAGCTAGGTTTTAAATATCTTGGTCCGATTGATGGGCATGATTTTGAAGCGCTTGAAATGACTTTATCACACGCGAAAAAAGTGAAAGGGCCAGTCCTTGTTCATGTCATTACGAAAAAAGGAAAAGGCTATAAACCAGCCGAGGATGATACAATTGGGAATTGGCATGGAACAGGTCCTTATAAAATTGAAAATGGTGCCTTTGTAAAGTCTGAGGCAACTGGACCAGCATGGAGTAGTTTAATTGCTGAGACGGTTCGTAAAATTGCCCATGAAAATGAGCGAGTGGTAACGATTACGCCTGCCATGCCTGTAGGTTCAAAGCTACAAGGTATTCAACAGGACTTCCCAAATCGTTTCTTCGACGTGGGTATTGCTGAGCAACATGCGGCAACGATGGCTGCAGGATTAGCTACGCAAAATATGAAACCATTTTTAGCGATTTATTCTACATTCCTGCAACGTGCATATGACCAAGTATTACATGATATTGCTCGCCCAAATTTAAATGTCTTTATCGGTATTGATCGTGCTGGTTTAGTGGGAGCAGATGGAGAAACACATCAAGGTGTATTTGATATTGCTTTCCTTCGTCATATTCCAAACATGGCCATCATGATGCCAAAGGATGAAAATGAAGGGCAACATATGGTAAAAACAGCGATTGATTATGATGGTGGTCCAATTGCACTTCGTTATCCACGAGGTAATGGGATTGGTGTGCCATTAGATGATGAGCTTGTCGCTTTACCGATTGGTAGCTGGGAAGTTTTACGTGAGGGGAAAGACGCATCGATTCTGACATTTGGTACAACGATTCCAATGGCAATGGCAGCTGCAGAAATGCTAGCGCAACAAGGTATCGATATTGAAGTGGTCAATGCTCGCTTTATCAAACCGATGGATGAGGATATGCTACACCGTATATTATCTAGTCAAAAACCAATTTTAACAATTGAAGAAGCTGTTTTACAAGGTGGTTTTGGTAGTGGTGTATTAGAGTTTGCTCATGACCACGGCTATTTAAATGCGCTTGTTGATCGAATGGGCATCCCAGATCAATATATTGAGCATGGCAACGTAGATCAGCTACTCGCAGAAATTCATATGACAGCAGAGGATACGGTTGCACGTATGCACGTATTACTTCAACAAAAACAGCAAGTGGGTTTGAATAAATAA
- a CDS encoding polyprenyl synthetase family protein, translated as MNEPLKYFIESNTPQIEETMFALVEQIDAPADLKESMLYSLKAGGKRIRPLFVLAVLELYRENLQDGLIVGSVIEIIHTYSLIHDDLPSMDNDDFRRGKPTNHKVYGEALATLAGDALNTLAFGILARMEISAEKRIELVQLLSVAAGAEGMVGGQVLDMEGEQRQLNLAELEQVHVNKTGALLRFSIEAGAVLADVSEQDRATLKEYAHHIGLAFQIQDDILDIEGTTEELGKTAGKDVASDKSTYPALLTLEGAKEKLAEHYQHAINALDQLPIDVSLLRDFAAYIVHRKN; from the coding sequence ATGAATGAGCCATTAAAGTACTTTATCGAAAGCAATACACCACAAATTGAAGAGACCATGTTTGCACTTGTTGAACAAATTGATGCACCAGCAGATTTAAAGGAATCCATGCTGTATTCATTAAAGGCAGGCGGTAAACGAATTCGTCCACTTTTTGTGTTAGCAGTACTGGAGCTTTACCGTGAAAATCTACAGGACGGTTTGATTGTCGGTTCAGTGATTGAAATTATTCATACGTATTCTTTAATCCATGATGATCTACCAAGCATGGATAATGATGATTTCAGAAGAGGTAAGCCAACAAATCACAAAGTTTATGGAGAAGCGCTGGCTACGCTTGCTGGTGATGCGTTAAACACACTGGCATTTGGTATTTTAGCACGTATGGAAATCTCTGCTGAAAAGCGTATTGAACTTGTCCAATTGCTAAGCGTTGCAGCTGGTGCAGAAGGCATGGTTGGTGGTCAAGTACTAGATATGGAAGGGGAACAACGTCAGCTTAATTTAGCTGAATTGGAACAAGTCCATGTCAATAAAACAGGTGCTTTATTGCGCTTTAGTATTGAAGCGGGAGCCGTACTTGCAGATGTGTCAGAACAAGACCGTGCTACATTGAAGGAGTATGCGCATCACATTGGTTTAGCTTTCCAAATTCAAGACGATATTTTAGATATTGAGGGAACAACAGAAGAACTAGGAAAAACAGCTGGGAAAGATGTCGCTAGTGATAAAAGTACCTACCCAGCACTGTTAACACTAGAGGGAGCAAAAGAAAAGCTTGCTGAGCATTATCAACATGCCATTAACGCACTCGATCAATTACCAATAGATGTCAGCCTATTACGTGACTTTGCGGCTTATATTGTACATCGTAAAAACTAA
- the xseB gene encoding exodeoxyribonuclease VII small subunit — MTEKQQTFAEAMTALEEIVRQLEQGDVPLENAIDLYKQGMELSKFCHSKLQHAEEQLVSIVQETGETTAFDPLKGEN; from the coding sequence GTGACAGAAAAACAACAAACATTTGCAGAAGCCATGACGGCACTAGAAGAAATCGTTCGCCAATTAGAACAAGGTGATGTGCCATTGGAAAATGCGATTGATTTATACAAGCAAGGAATGGAGCTATCAAAGTTTTGCCATAGTAAGCTGCAACATGCTGAGGAGCAGCTTGTATCAATTGTCCAAGAGACTGGTGAAACAACAGCATTTGATCCACTAAAGGGAGAGAATTAG